Proteins encoded in a region of the Paenibacillus sp. W2I17 genome:
- a CDS encoding GNAT family N-acetyltransferase produces the protein MTTAAVTIHPATEADHPEIVDILVASYAEYRETFEQNERWEAYLKDIRESVVNPYLTQLWIAKIDDQIVGTVQLFETARKAYPNFELPIDYPFIRLLGVDPKWRGHGIARVLLQQCVDSAKEMGKNTVYLYTGGQMVNAIRLYERFGFTEDEEFSSESGGGKAICYRYDS, from the coding sequence ATGACAACGGCTGCCGTTACGATTCATCCTGCCACAGAAGCAGACCATCCAGAGATTGTAGATATCCTTGTTGCAAGTTATGCCGAATATCGGGAGACTTTTGAGCAAAATGAACGATGGGAAGCCTACCTGAAAGACATTAGAGAGTCTGTGGTTAATCCATACCTGACGCAATTATGGATCGCGAAGATTGATGATCAGATTGTCGGTACAGTCCAATTATTCGAAACAGCACGCAAGGCTTATCCAAACTTTGAATTGCCAATCGATTATCCGTTTATTCGGCTACTGGGTGTTGATCCAAAATGGAGAGGTCACGGGATTGCCAGAGTATTGCTCCAGCAATGCGTAGATTCTGCCAAAGAAATGGGCAAAAATACGGTGTATTTATATACGGGCGGTCAGATGGTCAATGCCATCCGTTTATATGAGCGTTTTGGATTTACAGAGGATGAGGAGTTCAGCTCCGAGAGTGGCGGGGGCAAGGCAATATGTTACCGTTATGATTCCTAG
- a CDS encoding DUF1801 domain-containing protein: protein MTKNEEVTEFIEQIQIPWQVQVAEQLRQLVHDTIPDVQERVQYKKPHFLKNGKYAAVISPSKQAMSFTIFNATGLDLPDGIFEGPEERKTIKLKEKDTPDYEWLAGLLKQASAEL from the coding sequence ATGACCAAGAATGAAGAAGTCACCGAGTTTATTGAACAGATTCAGATCCCCTGGCAAGTACAAGTCGCTGAACAATTGCGCCAGTTGGTGCATGATACCATCCCTGACGTGCAGGAACGCGTACAATACAAGAAACCTCATTTTTTGAAAAACGGAAAGTATGCTGCGGTCATTTCACCTTCCAAACAAGCCATGTCTTTCACCATCTTCAATGCAACTGGACTCGATCTCCCCGATGGGATATTTGAAGGCCCGGAAGAACGCAAAACGATCAAACTCAAGGAAAAAGATACGCCGGACTATGAATGGTTGGCTGGTTTGTTGAAGCAGGCATCTGCGGAATTGTAG
- a CDS encoding LysR family transcriptional regulator, protein MNLEQLEYVVEIAKTQSFSAASEHLHVTQSAISQSVHRLEKELGIILFERSRQGTHPTPEGKQFIAKALDILQRIDELKSLNAEASSLSGELHVATFPSVMPYLVQSTADMKREHPQLNISIEEKGSMEIIEDIRNNKTHLGFIAIYAKQLREFDGLHFSPMYSGKLVVGTHHLSELAKHSRVSPDQLKEHKLALYRDGFIEDFIKEFTYDHGPLSILFKTNNSEAINMVLRNDIAATIGHDFSFHQNPLWKEGLVKMVEIAGIDQPKMQIGFVQTESKESAVAAERFAQRFRQAIELDHLKI, encoded by the coding sequence ATGAATCTGGAACAGCTCGAATATGTCGTTGAAATTGCGAAAACGCAGTCATTCTCCGCCGCCTCGGAGCATCTACATGTCACACAATCGGCGATCAGCCAATCGGTTCATCGTCTGGAGAAAGAATTGGGTATCATCCTGTTCGAACGCTCGCGGCAGGGAACTCATCCCACTCCCGAAGGTAAACAATTTATTGCCAAGGCACTGGACATTTTACAGCGGATTGATGAATTAAAATCCCTGAACGCCGAAGCCTCCTCTCTTAGTGGAGAACTTCATGTGGCTACTTTTCCAAGTGTCATGCCCTATCTTGTCCAGTCTACTGCGGATATGAAGCGTGAGCACCCGCAACTTAACATCTCCATTGAAGAGAAAGGGTCCATGGAAATTATCGAAGATATTCGCAACAACAAAACCCATCTGGGCTTTATCGCGATCTACGCCAAACAATTGCGGGAATTCGATGGACTTCACTTCAGTCCCATGTACTCGGGTAAGCTGGTAGTTGGTACTCATCACCTGTCTGAACTTGCCAAGCACAGCCGTGTTTCACCTGATCAATTAAAAGAACACAAACTGGCACTCTATCGAGATGGTTTCATCGAAGACTTCATCAAGGAATTCACCTATGATCATGGACCTCTGTCCATTCTGTTCAAAACAAATAATTCAGAAGCCATCAACATGGTGTTAAGAAACGATATTGCCGCCACGATTGGTCACGACTTTTCCTTTCACCAAAATCCCTTATGGAAAGAAGGTCTGGTGAAGATGGTAGAGATCGCTGGAATCGATCAACCAAAAATGCAAATTGGCTTCGTACAGACGGAGTCCAAGGAGTCCGCCGTAGCTGCAGAGCGATTCGCCCAACGCTTCAGACAGGCGATAGAACTGGATCATTTAAAAATTTAA
- a CDS encoding 2,3-butanediol dehydrogenase: MKAAVWYAHKDVRVEEREIPVAQAGQVKIKVEYAGICGSDLHAYHHGVGIQEGENHPLSGQKAPLTLGHEFAGTVSELGSNVSGISVGDRVVVEPLYHCGKCEYCIQGRYNQCTQFGFVGLNGDGGFAEYVVVEAYMVHPIPDNVSFEEGALVEPTAVAFHAVRHSKLKVGNKVAVYGAGPIGLLTILSAKAAGASEIYAVDVFEERLDLAAKLGAIPVNSAKVNATEVILQQSGGIDVAYEAAGVQPTMDSAIAVVKKGGEVVVIAAIPNPLQVNFFDLLVKEANLTATLAYRHIFPEVISLIAEGSLDVKQVITKKIKLDDIVQEGLELLMSDKSHAKILVEIGG, translated from the coding sequence ATGAAAGCAGCAGTATGGTATGCCCATAAAGACGTGCGTGTGGAAGAGCGGGAAATTCCGGTTGCTCAAGCGGGTCAGGTCAAAATCAAAGTGGAATATGCGGGGATCTGCGGCAGTGACTTGCATGCCTATCATCATGGTGTGGGGATTCAAGAAGGCGAGAATCATCCGCTCTCAGGACAGAAAGCACCATTGACATTGGGTCATGAATTTGCAGGAACCGTGAGTGAATTGGGGAGTAATGTAAGCGGTATCAGTGTAGGGGATCGAGTTGTGGTAGAGCCGTTGTACCATTGCGGAAAATGTGAGTACTGTATCCAGGGGCGTTACAACCAGTGTACTCAATTTGGATTCGTTGGACTGAATGGTGATGGTGGTTTTGCGGAGTATGTTGTTGTTGAAGCATACATGGTTCATCCCATACCGGATAACGTATCTTTCGAAGAAGGCGCGCTCGTAGAGCCTACAGCAGTAGCTTTTCACGCGGTTCGTCACAGCAAGCTGAAAGTGGGGAACAAGGTAGCCGTATACGGAGCAGGTCCAATTGGACTACTGACCATTCTGTCTGCCAAAGCTGCAGGAGCCTCTGAGATCTATGCAGTCGATGTATTTGAGGAACGTCTGGACCTGGCAGCCAAACTGGGTGCGATTCCGGTGAACAGTGCCAAAGTCAATGCAACAGAGGTGATCTTGCAACAATCGGGCGGCATTGATGTAGCTTATGAAGCAGCAGGTGTGCAACCAACGATGGATAGTGCCATTGCGGTTGTCAAAAAAGGCGGAGAAGTTGTTGTCATCGCAGCGATTCCAAATCCGCTTCAAGTGAACTTCTTTGATCTTCTGGTCAAAGAAGCGAATCTAACGGCAACGCTGGCATATCGCCACATTTTCCCTGAAGTGATTTCACTGATTGCTGAAGGGTCGCTCGATGTGAAACAGGTCATCACCAAGAAAATCAAACTTGACGACATCGTTCAGGAAGGGCTTGAGCTGTTAATGAGCGACAAGAGCCATGCGAAGATTTTGGTAGAGATTGGCGGCTAA
- a CDS encoding GNAT family N-acetyltransferase: MTLTTDNLFYSKRLKMTPPRAEDVETMLQWNEDPEYLRNVDTDLAIPYSEKQLEDEGETKNKEVYFRLRTHEEDLLIGFVVIHSIEWNNRCGQLAIGIGLAKHRNKGYGTEALNLILRYAFHEMNMDRVGLDVIAYNAKAIRSYEKVGFQLEGRARSAVYRDGKRYDRLMMGILRPEWETHNQIHTEGEQA; encoded by the coding sequence ATGACACTAACTACGGACAACCTGTTTTATAGCAAACGATTAAAAATGACTCCCCCACGTGCTGAAGACGTGGAGACCATGCTGCAATGGAACGAAGACCCGGAGTACCTTCGGAATGTGGATACTGATCTGGCCATTCCCTATTCAGAGAAACAGTTGGAAGATGAGGGCGAAACGAAGAACAAGGAAGTGTACTTCAGACTGCGCACGCATGAAGAGGATCTGCTGATTGGTTTTGTCGTCATTCACAGTATTGAATGGAATAACCGCTGCGGACAGCTTGCCATTGGTATCGGACTTGCCAAACATCGCAACAAGGGATATGGCACGGAAGCGTTGAATCTTATTTTACGATATGCGTTCCATGAGATGAATATGGACCGGGTTGGCCTCGATGTCATCGCCTACAATGCCAAAGCAATCCGTTCCTATGAGAAGGTTGGTTTTCAGTTGGAAGGTCGGGCACGCTCCGCTGTATATCGTGATGGTAAGCGTTACGACCGCTTGATGATGGGAATCCTAAGACCAGAATGGGAAACACACAATCAGATCCATACGGAGGGTGAACAAGCATGA
- a CDS encoding beta-L-arabinofuranosidase domain-containing protein: MIDTKKGFLGPEHVDLLNGVFQTSQEVGERYLLSLDIDRFLAPCFEAHGLPARKERYAGWEARTISGHSLGHYLSALAVTYQATGNITLKERLDYAVTELARIQQTTGSGYIGGLSEEPFHMAFRAENIGGFNIGEYWVPWYSVHKIYRGLIDAHKLTGNGQALEVVTRFADWAVEGLLPMTEEQMQTMLQSEHGGMNEVFAHLYGITGKALYLEIANKFTHQLILRPLEHKQDDLQGKHANTQIPKVIGAAEIYNQDHTHESYRTAAEFFWNTTVHHRSYVFGATSISEHYEAKGMERVWGSKQERAVVLTTCYI; this comes from the coding sequence ATGATTGATACGAAAAAAGGATTTCTGGGACCGGAACATGTAGATCTGTTAAATGGTGTGTTCCAAACATCACAAGAGGTGGGGGAGCGTTACCTGTTATCGCTGGATATTGATCGATTCCTGGCTCCATGCTTCGAAGCTCATGGTTTACCTGCCCGAAAAGAGCGCTACGCGGGTTGGGAGGCACGTACCATCAGCGGACATTCTCTCGGACATTATCTGTCTGCCCTGGCTGTGACGTATCAGGCGACCGGGAATATCACGTTAAAAGAAAGACTGGATTATGCTGTCACCGAACTGGCGAGAATCCAACAGACAACGGGGAGCGGGTATATCGGTGGTTTGTCCGAAGAACCTTTCCACATGGCTTTTCGAGCAGAGAATATCGGTGGATTCAATATCGGTGAATACTGGGTTCCCTGGTACAGTGTGCACAAAATCTATCGCGGCCTGATTGATGCCCATAAACTCACTGGTAACGGACAGGCACTTGAGGTAGTTACCCGATTTGCAGATTGGGCGGTTGAAGGTTTGCTCCCGATGACAGAAGAACAGATGCAGACGATGCTTCAAAGTGAACACGGGGGCATGAATGAAGTATTTGCACATTTGTATGGGATTACCGGCAAAGCCTTATATCTTGAGATCGCTAACAAGTTCACCCATCAATTGATCCTGAGACCCTTGGAGCACAAACAGGACGATCTTCAAGGCAAACACGCCAATACTCAGATTCCCAAAGTGATCGGTGCAGCCGAAATCTACAATCAGGACCATACTCATGAGAGTTATCGGACAGCGGCAGAGTTTTTCTGGAACACCACGGTGCATCATCGTTCTTACGTATTTGGTGCGACGAGCATTTCAGAGCATTACGAAGCAAAGGGTATGGAGAGAGTCTGGGGATCAAAACAGGAGAGAGCTGTTGTACTCACAACATGTTACATCTAA
- a CDS encoding SDR family oxidoreductase encodes MGKILITGATGNLGSRTLELLLRKVPSNQVAILVRDPESDKVERFVKEGVEAHQGDYFDYNSLLRAFSGVEKVMLISAQAFTDRNTQHFNVIAAAKQAGVKQVIFTSIIRRENSNLVVPEVSTSDLFAEQTLKASGLAYTILRNPPYLEVMHSYFGDALKVGVRVPEGSGKVAAASLDDLAAANVAVLTQNGHENKSYTLSGSEGSSFADIAEALSEINGINIPYEAISEKEYLDTMVANGLPVVMTDFLLGWVRGINTGEFSETSGDLERLIGRKPMTYKEFFKIKSQFSKVVD; translated from the coding sequence ATGGGCAAAATACTTATTACTGGAGCAACAGGTAATCTCGGCAGCAGAACACTAGAGCTTCTTCTTAGAAAAGTTCCGTCAAATCAGGTCGCTATATTGGTCCGTGATCCGGAATCTGATAAAGTGGAAAGGTTTGTTAAAGAAGGTGTCGAAGCTCATCAGGGCGACTATTTTGATTATAACTCCCTTCTGCGAGCTTTTAGCGGTGTTGAAAAAGTTATGCTTATTTCCGCACAAGCATTTACCGACCGCAATACGCAACATTTCAATGTGATCGCAGCTGCAAAGCAGGCTGGTGTTAAACAAGTGATCTTCACGTCGATCATACGAAGAGAAAATTCTAATCTTGTTGTGCCCGAAGTATCAACATCCGACTTATTTGCTGAACAAACACTTAAAGCATCCGGATTAGCCTATACCATTCTACGGAATCCACCGTATCTTGAAGTCATGCATTCCTATTTCGGAGATGCGCTTAAAGTTGGCGTGCGAGTACCAGAGGGTTCCGGTAAAGTAGCCGCTGCATCTCTGGATGATTTGGCGGCAGCCAACGTAGCCGTTCTCACCCAAAACGGACATGAAAATAAGTCATATACTCTAAGTGGCAGTGAGGGAAGCTCTTTTGCAGACATCGCTGAAGCCCTATCGGAGATTAATGGGATTAATATCCCTTATGAGGCAATTAGCGAAAAAGAATATCTAGACACTATGGTAGCGAATGGCTTACCTGTTGTTATGACTGATTTCTTATTAGGTTGGGTGCGAGGAATCAACACTGGAGAATTCTCGGAGACGTCTGGGGATCTTGAACGTTTGATTGGCCGAAAACCAATGACATATAAGGAATTCTTTAAAATCAAATCTCAGTTTTCTAAAGTTGTAGATTGA
- a CDS encoding methyl-accepting chemotaxis protein: protein MIGFFRKRLVVRIVAVVTLVITIIAVGSMLLQVANMKLAAQEAISSYNIQIAQSYVNQLDTASYAEFAKDPKENDEFLKIRDELDDFRVSIGAMYVYFVKIDDKGTPLIMVDGMKDADKASPINEVTDVPQGAVQKLLQGQTASSSIINNEEYGDYISSYAPMLDSKGAVTGVIGIDTAVSVIGSIESDIMKSSIPFYALLLLITLIGIAVVTWFIVRGLRPLQPLKASVEKMAQGELAEANQILTSYRLRSQDEIGTTYQAMIHMSGNLNKIVSNMVEGVAVTTDILSESTKEFNRSTEEMLEMGKTVDQSVEQIRQGAHTQKQGASDSAHAMEEIAKGITDISESSMVVSDAATSALSTAESGKQSMTMMKTQMESISNVSSEVVAMVQVLNNYSQEIGGALHTVRDFASQTKLLALNASIEAAHAGEHGKGFAVVADEVRKLAEASSTSMERISDLLLRIQQESQQIGSQMGVTATEIGQGVTITAEAEQAFAHVVDAFQLVTSRIQEVSAAAEEISAGSEEAAASVNTISQISAGVSDHSDEIYRLMREQSAMFNRVAQTSTMLEQQTNEMSEAVRKVKV from the coding sequence ATGATTGGTTTTTTTAGAAAACGTTTGGTTGTGCGCATTGTTGCAGTAGTCACACTGGTCATTACGATTATAGCCGTTGGAAGCATGCTGTTACAGGTGGCGAATATGAAACTAGCTGCGCAGGAGGCCATTTCGAGTTACAACATCCAGATTGCTCAGAGTTATGTGAATCAGCTGGATACAGCATCTTATGCCGAGTTTGCCAAGGACCCCAAGGAGAATGACGAATTCTTGAAGATTCGTGATGAACTGGATGACTTTCGCGTAAGCATTGGTGCAATGTATGTGTATTTCGTCAAAATAGATGATAAAGGTACGCCACTTATTATGGTGGATGGCATGAAGGATGCAGATAAAGCCTCACCGATTAATGAAGTAACGGATGTCCCTCAGGGGGCTGTTCAGAAGCTGTTGCAGGGGCAAACAGCCAGTTCTTCAATTATTAACAATGAGGAGTACGGCGACTATATTTCCTCTTACGCTCCCATGCTGGATAGTAAAGGTGCTGTAACAGGTGTAATTGGTATCGATACGGCGGTATCGGTGATCGGAAGCATTGAATCGGATATTATGAAATCGAGTATTCCCTTCTATGCCTTATTGCTACTAATTACACTTATAGGCATTGCTGTTGTCACGTGGTTTATCGTAAGAGGACTGCGACCACTTCAACCGCTGAAGGCGAGTGTGGAAAAAATGGCACAGGGTGAGCTTGCAGAAGCGAATCAAATTTTGACGTCGTATCGTTTGCGCAGCCAAGATGAGATTGGAACAACATATCAAGCGATGATACATATGTCCGGGAACTTGAATAAGATTGTGAGTAACATGGTTGAAGGCGTAGCAGTAACCACAGATATTTTATCAGAGTCAACGAAGGAATTTAATCGTAGTACCGAAGAGATGCTTGAGATGGGCAAGACGGTTGATCAATCTGTCGAACAGATTAGGCAAGGCGCACATACCCAGAAGCAGGGTGCGAGCGATAGTGCGCATGCGATGGAAGAGATCGCAAAAGGCATAACGGATATATCCGAATCCTCGATGGTTGTATCGGATGCAGCAACAAGTGCGCTTTCTACGGCGGAGTCCGGTAAACAGAGCATGACAATGATGAAAACACAGATGGAGAGCATCTCAAATGTCTCAAGTGAAGTTGTAGCGATGGTGCAGGTGCTGAACAACTACTCCCAGGAAATTGGGGGTGCCCTGCACACGGTTCGTGATTTTGCGAGTCAGACGAAGCTGCTTGCACTTAATGCATCCATAGAGGCAGCACATGCAGGAGAACACGGCAAAGGTTTTGCGGTTGTGGCGGATGAAGTTCGGAAGCTTGCTGAGGCCTCAAGCACATCCATGGAACGGATCTCCGACTTGCTGCTTCGTATTCAACAAGAATCACAGCAGATTGGCTCACAGATGGGGGTTACTGCAACCGAGATTGGACAAGGTGTTACGATTACCGCAGAAGCGGAGCAAGCTTTCGCCCATGTAGTTGATGCGTTCCAACTGGTGACCAGTCGCATTCAGGAAGTCTCCGCTGCGGCAGAGGAAATCTCGGCAGGATCGGAAGAGGCTGCAGCCTCCGTCAATACGATCTCGCAGATATCAGCCGGTGTGTCGGATCATTCGGATGAAATCTATCGCTTGATGCGTGAACAGTCGGCCATGTTCAACAGGGTGGCGCAGACCTCCACAATGCTGGAGCAGCAGACGAATGAGATGAGTGAAGCCGTACGTAAAGTGAAAGTATAG
- a CDS encoding GNAT family N-acetyltransferase — protein sequence MEIKVDDLSGVQVKALIAEHLQGMAADSPPESIHALNLDGLKEPEITFWCAWEGDDLLGCGAIKELDPEHAELKSMRTASAHLRKGVARKILAHIMEVATDRGYKRISLETGSMDSFIPARKLYEDFGFEYCEPFADYVLDPNSTFMTKTI from the coding sequence ATGGAGATCAAAGTGGATGATTTGAGTGGAGTCCAAGTTAAGGCTTTAATTGCGGAGCACTTGCAAGGGATGGCAGCAGATTCGCCTCCAGAAAGTATTCATGCGTTGAATCTGGACGGACTCAAGGAGCCCGAAATTACTTTCTGGTGTGCTTGGGAAGGGGACGACTTGCTCGGCTGCGGGGCTATCAAAGAACTTGATCCAGAGCATGCAGAGTTGAAGTCGATGCGTACCGCTTCGGCTCATCTGAGAAAAGGCGTAGCGAGAAAAATTTTGGCTCATATTATGGAGGTTGCCACAGACCGTGGTTATAAGCGAATCAGTCTGGAGACGGGTTCAATGGATTCATTTATCCCGGCACGGAAGTTGTATGAAGATTTCGGATTTGAATATTGCGAACCATTCGCGGATTATGTATTGGACCCGAACAGCACGTTTATGACAAAGACAATCTAA
- a CDS encoding helix-turn-helix domain-containing protein — MKTFYCDLEITLDVIGGKWRPLILYYLIKGPKRTGELKRLMPTISQKMLVQSLRELESGNLIIRKIYNQVPPKVEYSISEMGMSLEPTLRALCEWGQNYAEKTLSKDEYQRINVE, encoded by the coding sequence TTGAAAACTTTTTATTGTGATCTAGAAATTACCTTGGATGTCATTGGCGGAAAATGGAGACCTCTTATTCTATATTACTTAATAAAAGGTCCTAAACGGACCGGTGAATTGAAAAGGCTCATGCCAACAATTTCTCAGAAAATGTTAGTTCAGTCTTTGCGCGAGTTGGAGAGTGGTAATCTGATTATAAGAAAAATATACAATCAGGTACCACCAAAAGTCGAATATTCAATATCAGAAATGGGTATGTCACTTGAACCCACTTTGCGAGCTCTTTGTGAATGGGGTCAGAATTATGCAGAGAAGACATTGAGCAAGGATGAATATCAGAGAATAAATGTAGAATAG
- a CDS encoding AraC family transcriptional regulator yields MQKPLEHYLCGKFISEGNWSHMRRSMPVHEIILMLEGEMYIAEEEEQYVVRANDLLFLRAGRTHYGYQISDKPVSFYWVHYDAVQAEFSRFRTHATIQVPSMANQLFKQLLHVSSFSPEEANAALLLLFKELERNIEADYRPHNAIVDHICKWVDIHLHTNITVSQIAENFNFNKDYISKMVKREKGTGLKTYILTERIRRAKQLLLNTNASVKEIAGHCGFSDYKLFLRMFKQYEGNTPTEYRNHLYSTQLNR; encoded by the coding sequence ATGCAAAAGCCACTGGAACATTACCTGTGCGGCAAGTTCATATCCGAAGGCAACTGGAGCCACATGAGACGCAGCATGCCTGTGCATGAGATCATTTTGATGCTGGAAGGTGAGATGTACATCGCGGAAGAAGAGGAACAATATGTAGTTCGTGCCAACGATCTGTTGTTTCTGCGCGCCGGTCGCACCCATTACGGCTACCAGATCAGCGACAAACCCGTCAGTTTCTACTGGGTTCACTATGATGCCGTGCAGGCAGAATTCAGTCGCTTTAGGACACATGCCACCATTCAGGTGCCTTCCATGGCCAATCAGTTATTCAAGCAGTTGCTTCATGTGTCATCCTTCTCCCCAGAAGAAGCCAACGCTGCTTTGTTACTGTTGTTCAAGGAGCTCGAGCGCAATATAGAGGCGGATTATCGCCCGCATAATGCGATTGTAGACCATATCTGCAAGTGGGTGGACATTCATCTGCATACAAACATCACGGTGAGTCAGATTGCAGAAAATTTTAATTTTAACAAAGACTATATCTCCAAAATGGTGAAACGCGAGAAAGGTACCGGACTCAAAACCTATATCCTCACAGAACGAATTCGCCGGGCGAAACAATTGCTGCTCAATACCAATGCCAGTGTAAAAGAAATTGCCGGACATTGCGGCTTCTCCGACTACAAGCTGTTCCTGCGCATGTTCAAGCAATACGAAGGCAATACGCCAACCGAATATCGCAATCATCTGTATTCCACACAGCTCAATCGCTGA
- a CDS encoding amino acid permease — MAQTEGTLQKKLKPRHISFMAMGGVIGTGIFKGSAETIGLAGPGVIVTYIFAGLLLLVVMAAMAEMATVYKNKNMKDFVQEAFGSRVSFVMGWMYCFLWLSVCVIEVIAAGSFLQYWFSEVPLWMLSLACAAFIILVNLLSVGVFGEFEFWLAGIKIAMIIIFIFLGAGLIFGIIPSDNTPYLQNYTQAGGFFPNGWSSIFSALLVVMFSYGGSELIGLTLTETENAEKVMPKIVGNFMLRIILFFTLPILIICGLIPWNEIGPESSPFVQVLASTGLPGAAHIMNFILVTAVLSAANSGIYGASRMMHSMAVGGEAPKALSKTNRSGSPVNTLLVCSVVLLGGSLLGLFAQDQLFRVLLAVPGFVVILVWICIASSQLKLRKKYPVQPTFKVWGFPYITGVVVLCLSVIAVMFVFDEGNRFSISICIAVLALLIIWSLIRFRRTNGRTV; from the coding sequence TTGGCTCAGACAGAAGGAACACTACAGAAGAAGCTTAAACCAAGACACATCAGTTTTATGGCTATGGGTGGTGTCATTGGAACAGGAATTTTCAAAGGCAGTGCAGAGACGATTGGACTCGCAGGTCCGGGCGTTATTGTCACGTACATTTTTGCCGGATTATTGCTGCTGGTTGTTATGGCCGCGATGGCGGAGATGGCTACGGTGTACAAGAACAAAAATATGAAAGACTTCGTGCAGGAGGCATTTGGTAGCCGAGTCTCCTTTGTTATGGGATGGATGTATTGCTTTCTGTGGTTATCGGTGTGTGTCATTGAGGTGATTGCCGCCGGGAGTTTTTTGCAGTATTGGTTCAGTGAAGTACCGCTGTGGATGCTGAGTCTGGCTTGTGCGGCGTTCATTATACTCGTTAATCTGTTAAGTGTAGGTGTGTTCGGGGAATTTGAGTTTTGGCTGGCCGGGATCAAAATTGCCATGATCATTATTTTTATCTTCTTGGGTGCAGGGTTGATCTTTGGCATTATCCCAAGTGATAACACCCCTTATCTGCAAAATTATACGCAAGCAGGCGGGTTCTTCCCGAACGGATGGTCATCGATCTTCTCGGCACTGCTTGTGGTCATGTTCTCTTATGGGGGATCGGAGCTGATTGGTCTGACCCTGACCGAGACGGAAAATGCAGAAAAAGTTATGCCCAAAATCGTGGGCAATTTCATGCTCAGAATTATTCTGTTCTTCACCTTGCCGATTCTCATCATCTGTGGTCTTATCCCATGGAATGAGATCGGGCCGGAGAGCAGTCCATTTGTACAGGTGCTTGCATCCACGGGACTGCCGGGAGCAGCACACATAATGAACTTTATTTTGGTGACGGCAGTTCTATCTGCTGCGAATTCAGGGATCTATGGTGCATCCCGGATGATGCACTCCATGGCAGTGGGCGGGGAAGCTCCGAAGGCATTGTCAAAGACAAATCGCAGCGGTAGCCCTGTTAACACACTTCTGGTGTGCTCAGTAGTTTTGCTCGGAGGTTCCTTGCTTGGCCTATTCGCGCAGGATCAACTGTTCCGTGTATTGCTCGCAGTTCCGGGGTTTGTGGTAATCCTTGTGTGGATCTGTATTGCCTCATCACAGTTGAAACTGCGGAAGAAATATCCAGTTCAACCGACCTTCAAAGTTTGGGGATTCCCTTATATAACCGGAGTTGTCGTGTTGTGTCTCAGTGTCATAGCGGTCATGTTTGTATTCGATGAAGGTAATCGGTTCAGCATTAGCATCTGTATTGCCGTGCTCGCGTTGCTGATTATCTGGTCCCTGATTCGATTCAGAAGGACGAATGGACGAACAGTTTAG